Proteins from a genomic interval of Oceanispirochaeta sp.:
- a CDS encoding DUF6320 domain-containing protein, translated as MKVTGFTEPDKILEENMPYCSRCGVEVYEDAEECPLCQSPIQKFSSDPVSGRTFPEDEMASPHPPRMNKKERLHLASVLTGFGMLIPVLITLSVDLTINRILTWSYYPTIILAGCLLIVLTALYSTRKPGQLIWLVFLIICGTMLSLQTFTGASMAALTLGYPIVLSAAVSSHLVVLCSSRAKRKGSNVAAYILVGLALFCVLTDLLLSYSLNGRMMPGWSLIVVAATLPISLILIYLHYRKNKESKFKKYFHF; from the coding sequence TTGAAAGTAACCGGTTTTACTGAGCCCGATAAGATCCTGGAGGAAAATATGCCCTATTGTTCAAGATGCGGAGTGGAAGTGTACGAAGATGCCGAAGAATGCCCCCTCTGCCAGTCCCCCATCCAGAAATTCTCCTCAGACCCTGTTTCGGGAAGAACCTTTCCAGAAGACGAGATGGCCTCTCCCCACCCTCCCCGGATGAATAAGAAGGAAAGACTTCACCTGGCTTCGGTTCTGACGGGATTCGGAATGCTGATACCGGTCCTGATCACCTTGTCTGTTGACCTGACCATCAACAGGATACTGACCTGGTCCTACTATCCAACAATTATTCTGGCAGGCTGCCTTCTGATTGTCCTGACAGCCCTGTATTCCACCAGGAAGCCGGGACAGCTTATATGGCTTGTTTTCCTGATCATCTGTGGGACTATGCTCTCCCTTCAAACTTTTACAGGTGCTTCAATGGCGGCTCTTACATTAGGGTACCCCATTGTTCTGTCTGCAGCGGTATCCAGCCATCTGGTAGTTCTATGCTCTTCCCGGGCAAAAAGAAAGGGTTCCAATGTGGCGGCATATATTCTTGTCGGTCTGGCTTTATTCTGCGTTCTGACAGATTTGCTGCTGAGTTACAGCCTGAATGGAAGAATGATGCCCGGATGGTCTCTTATAGTCGTAGCTGCAACACTTCCTATATCACTGATCCTGATATACCTTCATTACAGAAAAAACAAAGAGTCAAAATTTAAGAAATATTTCCATTTCTAA